The window ATCTTCAAATCACTCCTGGTAATGTTGATGACCGTAAGCCTGTCCCCGATTTACTTGAGTCCCTATTCGGGAAAGTTTTTGCTCTCCAGAGGATATGTCTCTCAACAGTTAGCTACCCAGTTGTTTACACAATTGGGGATTGAGTTTTTTGCCAAACCTCGACGGAACATGAAAAATCATTTGATGCGCCTGACTGATAAGCTTCTTGCGCGCAAACGTTCGATTATCGAAACTATTATTGACCAGCTCAAGAATATTTCTCAGATTGAGCATTCTCGACATCGCAGCCCCGTTAATTTTATGGTCAATATCTTGTGTGGTTTAATTGCTTACTGTCATCAACCCAAGAAACCATCACTCCGTTTAGAGTGGGCTTTGGTTCAATCAGCTTAACCCGAACTGAGGTTAATTAATACTTCCTGCTTTATCAACCCTAGAGGAAGGCTTCGCCTTTTCTTAGGCGAAGCCTTTTTTATTTGTCTTGAGTTCTATGGCAGACAGCGTAACACTACCAGCGATCGCGCCGTGACTGGCACAGCTTTATCACCCGTGTAAATAGCTCCGTCTTCTACGAACCCAGCCTCCTTAGTATCAATCTCAACCATCCACCCTCGCTCTTGCAAATCAATTGGTAAAGTAAACTCAATCATTTCCCAGTGAGCATTAAAGAACAACAGAAAGCTCTCATCAATAATGCGTTGACCTTGGGAACCAACTCTGGGAATTTCCTCCCCATTCAAGAAAACCCCAATTGCCTTGGAAAAACCAATCTGCCACTGTTCCTCAGTCATCTCGGTACCATCAGGATTGAACCAGGCAAGATCGCTTATCGTCCTACCGTGGATCGGTCTTCCTTGAAACCACTTGCGTCGCTGAAATACCGGATGTTTGCGGCGGAAGTAGATTAGCTGGCGAGTAAAATTTAACAGCTCAGCTTTTTCATTTTGCAAATTCCAATCCAACCAGGAAATTTCATTGTCTTGGCAGTAGGCATTATTATTACCCTTTTGGGTTCGCTGCATTTCGTCCCCGGAAACTAGCATCGGTACGCCTTGGGAAAGCATTAACGTCACCAGGAAGTTTCGCTTTTGTCGTTCCCGCAATGCCAAAATTTCGGGGTCATTGGTTTCCCCTTCTACCCCGCAATTCCACGAACGGTTATGGCTATCGCCATCGCAGTTGTTTTCTCCATTCGCCTCGTTGTGCTTCTCGTTGTAACTGACCAGATCGTAGAGAGTGAAACCATCGTGGGCAGTTATAAAGTTGATACTGGCATAAGGACTGCGCCCGTTGGTCTGGTAGAGATCAGAGCTACCCGTGAAGCGGTAGGCAAATTCCCCTAAGCTACCTTCCTCGCCGCGCCAGAAATCTCGCATGACATCGCGATATCTGCCATTCCACTCTGACCACAACAGGGGAAAGTTCCCGACTTGGTAGCCACCATCTCCCACATCCCAAGGTTCGGCAATCAGCTTCACGTCGGCGATTACAGGGTCTTGGTGGACAATGGTAAAGAATGCTGCCAGATTATTCACATCATAAAGTTCTCGCGCCAGTGCCGAGGCCAGGTCGAAGCGGAATCCATCGACGTGCATCTCCAAGACCCAATAGCGCAGGCTATCCATGATTAACTTCAGGATTTGCGGATGGCGCACGTTCAAGGAATTTCCGCAACCCGTGAAATCCATGTAATAGCGGGGATCGTCCTCTACCAGACGATAGTAAGCGGCATTATCTACCCCCCGCATCGACAATGTAGGGCCCAGGTGATTGCCTTCGCCCGTGTGGTTGTAGACCACATCCAGAATGACCTCAATTCCCGCCTTGTGTAGTGCCTTTACCATTGCCTTGAACTCGCGTACCTGACCACCCGGAGTTTTATCGGCACTATAGCCAGAGTAGGGGGCAAAGTAATTGAGGGAATCGTAGCCCCAGAAATTCTTCAGTCCCTTGTCAGCGAGATGTCCAGGAAAGCCTAAGAAGTGATGCACGGGCATCACTTCTACTGATGTAATTCCGAGGGTCTGGAGATGAGCGATCGCGGCCGGATGCGCCAGTCCCGCGTAAGTACCCCGCAGTTCTTCCGGGATATTCGGTTGCAGCTGGG of the Funiculus sociatus GB2-C1 genome contains:
- the glgX gene encoding glycogen debranching protein GlgX codes for the protein MHLELWPGNVYPLGSYWDGKGTNFALFSENATGVELCLFDKDGKEKRLTLTEVDNWVWHGYVPGIAPGQRYGYRVYGSYDPSQGHRFNPNKLLIDPYAKAIDGDVVNGPELFGYSWDDPEEDLSFSETDSAHLMPKSVVIDESFDWEGDQLLRIPFHETIIYETHVKGFTQLQPNIPEELRGTYAGLAHPAAIAHLQTLGITSVEVMPVHHFLGFPGHLADKGLKNFWGYDSLNYFAPYSGYSADKTPGGQVREFKAMVKALHKAGIEVILDVVYNHTGEGNHLGPTLSMRGVDNAAYYRLVEDDPRYYMDFTGCGNSLNVRHPQILKLIMDSLRYWVLEMHVDGFRFDLASALARELYDVNNLAAFFTIVHQDPVIADVKLIAEPWDVGDGGYQVGNFPLLWSEWNGRYRDVMRDFWRGEEGSLGEFAYRFTGSSDLYQTNGRSPYASINFITAHDGFTLYDLVSYNEKHNEANGENNCDGDSHNRSWNCGVEGETNDPEILALRERQKRNFLVTLMLSQGVPMLVSGDEMQRTQKGNNNAYCQDNEISWLDWNLQNEKAELLNFTRQLIYFRRKHPVFQRRKWFQGRPIHGRTISDLAWFNPDGTEMTEEQWQIGFSKAIGVFLNGEEIPRVGSQGQRIIDESFLLFFNAHWEMIEFTLPIDLQERGWMVEIDTKEAGFVEDGAIYTGDKAVPVTARSLVVLRCLP